The proteins below are encoded in one region of Amycolatopsis acidiphila:
- a CDS encoding FadR/GntR family transcriptional regulator, translated as MDEPDNVRYLRAPGQVVADIQEWMLRERLHAGNRLPSERELAATLRAGTNSVRHALGVLETMRVLERGPGGRHVVAPPPSPLVGRLLRLHMAVSGFERAELMSIRIGLESAAAARAAACATPNELAPLHVVVREMADPAIGYARFGELDCRFHTLLARAGHNELAALLLSTLGDVLQSEMRAGYDRSAHWRRTAGRLATEHRRILDSVEAGDAARAADTVTVHIRQFYDLRAG; from the coding sequence ATGGATGAGCCGGACAACGTGCGGTACCTGAGGGCGCCCGGGCAGGTCGTGGCCGACATCCAGGAATGGATGCTCCGGGAACGGCTCCACGCCGGCAACCGGCTGCCGTCCGAACGCGAGCTCGCCGCCACCCTCCGGGCCGGTACGAACAGCGTCCGCCACGCCCTCGGCGTCCTCGAGACGATGCGCGTCCTCGAGCGGGGTCCCGGTGGCCGCCACGTCGTGGCGCCGCCGCCTTCCCCGCTCGTCGGCAGGCTGCTCCGGCTGCACATGGCGGTGTCCGGCTTCGAGCGCGCGGAGCTGATGTCCATCAGGATCGGCCTCGAAAGCGCCGCCGCGGCTCGCGCGGCCGCGTGCGCGACGCCGAACGAGCTGGCACCGCTGCACGTCGTGGTCCGGGAGATGGCGGACCCCGCGATCGGCTACGCGCGGTTCGGCGAGCTCGACTGCCGGTTCCACACCCTGCTCGCCCGCGCCGGGCACAACGAGCTCGCCGCCTTGCTGCTCAGCACGCTCGGCGACGTGCTGCAGAGCGAGATGCGGGCCGGGTACGACCGGTCGGCGCACTGGCGCCGGACCGCCGGCAGGCTCGCCACCGAACACCGCCGAATCCTGGACTCGGTCGAGGCCGGTGACGCCGCCCGTGCCGCCGACACCGTCACCGTCCACATCAGACAGTTCTACGACCTTCGCGCCGGCTGA
- a CDS encoding SDR family NAD(P)-dependent oxidoreductase — MTNTLGGKVALVTGGSRGIGAASALALADEGADVAISYSSSADQAKAVLAELEGKGVRAAAFQADQADATQAAGLVRTVVEQLGRLDILVNNAGVTVAAPIDSELADEAAFDRQLAVNYTSVVAAIRAAYPLLPEGGRVISISSGVGTRVGFTGMTDYAGTKSALEGYSRGAARDLAHRGITVNVIQSGFVDTELNPADGPAASVFLPTTALGRYGRPEEIAAGVVFLAGPQSSYVTGAVLRIDGGYGA; from the coding sequence ATGACGAACACGCTCGGCGGCAAGGTGGCACTGGTGACCGGGGGGTCGCGCGGGATCGGAGCCGCATCGGCGCTGGCACTGGCGGACGAGGGTGCCGATGTCGCGATCAGCTACTCCTCCTCGGCCGATCAGGCCAAGGCCGTACTCGCCGAGCTGGAGGGCAAAGGCGTACGCGCCGCCGCGTTCCAAGCGGACCAGGCCGACGCCACGCAGGCCGCGGGTCTCGTCCGCACCGTGGTGGAGCAGCTCGGCAGGCTGGACATCCTCGTCAACAACGCCGGGGTCACGGTGGCCGCCCCGATCGACAGCGAGCTGGCCGACGAAGCCGCCTTCGACCGCCAGCTCGCGGTCAACTACACCAGCGTCGTAGCGGCGATCCGCGCGGCCTATCCGCTGCTTCCCGAGGGCGGCCGCGTGATCAGCATCAGCTCCGGCGTCGGCACGCGCGTCGGCTTCACCGGGATGACCGACTACGCCGGCACCAAGTCCGCTTTGGAGGGTTACAGCCGCGGCGCGGCACGAGACCTGGCGCACCGGGGCATCACGGTCAACGTCATCCAGTCGGGATTCGTGGACACCGAGCTGAACCCCGCCGACGGGCCGGCCGCGTCGGTCTTCCTGCCCACCACCGCACTCGGACGTTACGGCAGGCCCGAGGAGATCGCCGCCGGCGTCGTCTTCCTCGCCGGCCCGCAGTCCTCCTACGTCACCGGCGCCGTGCTGCGCATCGACGGCGGATACGGCGCCTGA
- a CDS encoding LysR family transcriptional regulator, with amino-acid sequence MNLDLYRLLVFVTVVDRNGYSAAARPLNLAQPTVSHHVSELERACGTELLHYQDRAVHLTAAGHEVYRTALVMLAEQDRLKDSLGDLAQGRRGRVRLGASMAFEQQYFFDEVVAPFRRSYEGTLLSVRFGHSRREAQAVLDRELDLAYVIRWHLPGEARFEALQQMRLVFLASRAHPLAGRTKVTVDDIGEYGLITAPLTGVETGFYREVLRRSGLTGDHSVLEVGGLQARFLAAAASLGVIATFVPDHPRDIVFADLVPLRVDGPRTTVEVGLVRRDGDPKSRSTDALACRLRELARKR; translated from the coding sequence GTGAACCTGGACCTGTACCGGCTGCTCGTCTTCGTGACCGTGGTCGACCGCAACGGGTACTCGGCGGCGGCCCGCCCGCTCAACCTGGCCCAGCCCACCGTCTCGCACCACGTCAGTGAGCTGGAACGGGCCTGTGGCACGGAACTGCTGCACTACCAGGACCGGGCGGTGCACCTGACCGCGGCCGGCCACGAGGTCTACCGGACGGCGCTGGTCATGCTCGCCGAGCAGGACCGGCTGAAGGACTCACTGGGAGACCTGGCACAGGGCCGCCGCGGCCGCGTCCGGCTCGGCGCCAGCATGGCCTTCGAGCAGCAGTACTTCTTCGACGAGGTCGTCGCCCCGTTCCGCCGGTCGTACGAGGGCACGCTGCTGTCCGTCCGGTTCGGACACAGCAGGCGGGAGGCGCAGGCCGTGCTGGACCGCGAGCTGGACCTCGCCTACGTCATCCGGTGGCACCTGCCAGGTGAGGCGCGGTTCGAGGCCCTGCAGCAGATGAGGCTGGTGTTCCTGGCGTCGCGTGCTCATCCGCTCGCGGGCAGGACGAAGGTGACGGTGGACGACATCGGCGAGTACGGGTTGATCACGGCTCCGCTGACCGGCGTCGAGACCGGCTTCTACCGTGAGGTGCTGCGCAGGTCCGGGCTCACCGGCGACCATTCGGTGCTCGAGGTCGGCGGCCTGCAGGCCAGGTTCCTCGCCGCGGCAGCGAGCCTCGGCGTGATCGCGACCTTCGTCCCGGACCACCCCCGCGACATCGTGTTCGCCGACCTCGTGCCGCTGCGGGTGGACGGGCCGCGGACCACCGTCGAAGTCGGCCTCGTCCGCCGGGACGGGGACCCGAAGTCCCGCAGCACCGACGCGCTGGCCTGCCGGCTGCGCGAACTGGCACGGAAGCGGTGA
- a CDS encoding TetR/AcrR family transcriptional regulator, whose amino-acid sequence MARPRDFVEADVVRAARDQFWETGYAGTSVLDLTAATGLGKGSLYGAFGDKHQLYLRAFDDYCADAVEGVRKELLDGPGKAIDRLRAHVVGVTKSVIADRTHRGCMLAKTTAELGGRDPEAAQRARSTFAALEDLLTACVEEAQRDRDIDPRRDARELGGLLLATLRGIESLGQAGVDRKTLLRTAEAALASLPRPRRGRSSAG is encoded by the coding sequence ATGGCCAGACCACGGGATTTCGTCGAAGCCGACGTGGTGCGCGCGGCCCGGGACCAGTTCTGGGAGACCGGGTACGCGGGCACCTCGGTGCTCGACCTCACCGCGGCGACCGGCCTGGGGAAGGGCAGCCTGTACGGGGCCTTCGGCGACAAGCACCAGCTGTACCTGCGCGCGTTCGACGACTACTGCGCCGACGCGGTGGAAGGCGTCCGGAAGGAGCTGCTCGACGGACCGGGCAAGGCCATCGACCGGCTTCGTGCGCACGTGGTCGGCGTGACCAAGAGCGTCATCGCGGACAGGACCCACCGCGGCTGCATGCTCGCCAAGACCACGGCAGAGCTCGGCGGTCGCGATCCCGAGGCGGCCCAGCGGGCGCGCAGCACCTTCGCCGCGCTGGAAGACCTGCTGACGGCGTGCGTCGAGGAGGCCCAGCGCGACCGCGACATCGACCCGCGGCGCGACGCCCGCGAACTCGGCGGCCTGCTGCTGGCCACCCTGCGCGGCATCGAATCGCTCGGCCAGGCCGGTGTCGACCGGAAGACGCTGCTTCGCACGGCCGAGGCGGCACTGGCGTCGCTGCCTCGACCACGCCGCGGCCGCTCGTCCGCCGGCTGA